A window of Polaribacter litorisediminis contains these coding sequences:
- a CDS encoding DMT family transporter — MENSHIKNLSGLLLGTLFISTSGVLGRYIAMPTEVIIWFRSFLAMGFLYAFCKYKKIDLTIKSSKDYKPFLLGGVFMAAHWITYFYALKLSSVALGILSLYTFPIIIALLEPLFLKTKFNPIYLLFGLLVLTGLYILTPDFDIESNQVRGVLFGIFSAFCYAIRILILKQQVGKYNGTMLMFYQTVIISVLLLPTLFFMDLSGLESQFPYLLLLALLTTAIGHSLMLHSLKFFTAATASIISSLQPIFGIILAFFFIQEIPTWNTFWGGSLILLTVVLESARSKK; from the coding sequence ATGGAAAACTCACATATAAAAAACCTTTCAGGGTTACTTTTAGGAACTCTTTTCATTAGTACTTCGGGGGTTTTAGGTAGGTATATTGCCATGCCAACTGAAGTGATTATTTGGTTTCGATCTTTTTTAGCCATGGGCTTTTTATATGCGTTTTGTAAATACAAAAAAATTGATTTAACTATAAAATCTTCTAAAGATTACAAACCTTTTCTTCTTGGTGGTGTCTTTATGGCGGCCCATTGGATTACTTATTTTTATGCTCTAAAACTCTCTAGTGTTGCTTTGGGTATTTTATCCTTATACACATTTCCAATTATAATTGCTTTATTAGAGCCTTTGTTTTTAAAGACAAAATTCAATCCTATTTATCTTCTCTTCGGATTATTAGTTTTAACGGGTTTGTATATTTTAACCCCAGATTTTGATATTGAAAGCAACCAAGTAAGAGGCGTTCTTTTTGGAATTTTTTCTGCATTTTGCTATGCAATCAGAATTTTAATTTTAAAACAGCAAGTTGGTAAGTATAATGGCACCATGTTGATGTTTTATCAAACAGTAATTATAAGTGTTTTGCTACTCCCAACCCTATTTTTTATGGATTTATCTGGTTTAGAAAGCCAGTTTCCTTATTTGCTATTACTCGCTCTTTTAACCACGGCCATCGGGCACAGTTTAATGTTGCATTCCCTAAAGTTCTTTACTGCAGCTACTGCGAGTATTATTAGTAGTTTACAACCTATTTTCGGAATTATTTTAGCTTTTTTCTTTATCCAAGAAATACCCACTTGGAATACCTTTTGGGGAGGTAGTTTAATTTTATTGACAGTAGTATTAGAAAGTGCTAGAAGTAAAAAGTAG
- the dprA gene encoding DNA-processing protein DprA, which yields MKEEKLLAILRLQKSKAIGDVLAKKLIVHIGDVEQIFKEKTATLQKINGIGNHVLKHLFDENNAKLAEQELRYIQKNKIEFSYFLDDDYPVNLQNCIDSPILFFKDGTINLDNPKIISVVGTRNMSSYGRDFCSKIIADLALYNPIIVSGFAYGVDICAHKAAIKNKLQTIAVLAHGFEQIYPKVHKKYINQVNENGGFITEFWSEDQPLRENFLKRNRIVAGISKATIIIESAEKGGSLVTADIANSYNRDVFALPGRTTDIYSKGCNNLIKNNRATLLTSANDVIKMLNWDITEKPKQIIQKQLFIELNDTEQKIYDLLSEKGAQLLDIISLECNIPIYQLSSILLQMELKGVTKPLPGKMFELA from the coding sequence ATGAAAGAAGAAAAGTTATTAGCTATTTTACGATTGCAAAAAAGTAAAGCAATTGGCGATGTTTTAGCAAAGAAACTCATTGTTCATATTGGTGATGTGGAGCAAATCTTTAAAGAGAAAACAGCTACTTTGCAGAAAATAAACGGAATTGGAAATCACGTTTTAAAGCATTTGTTTGATGAAAATAATGCTAAATTAGCAGAACAGGAGCTGCGATATATCCAAAAAAATAAGATTGAATTTTCTTATTTTTTAGACGATGATTACCCTGTAAATCTTCAAAATTGTATCGATAGTCCTATTTTGTTTTTCAAAGACGGTACTATAAATCTAGATAATCCTAAAATTATATCTGTAGTTGGTACTAGGAATATGAGTTCTTATGGGCGTGATTTTTGTAGTAAAATTATAGCAGATTTAGCGCTATATAATCCTATTATAGTCAGCGGTTTTGCATACGGAGTAGATATTTGTGCTCATAAAGCGGCTATTAAAAATAAACTACAAACCATTGCTGTTTTAGCGCATGGTTTTGAGCAAATTTATCCGAAAGTACATAAGAAATACATCAATCAAGTAAATGAAAATGGTGGTTTTATAACTGAATTTTGGAGCGAAGACCAACCTTTACGAGAAAACTTTTTAAAGAGAAATAGAATTGTAGCTGGCATTTCTAAAGCTACCATTATTATAGAAAGTGCAGAAAAAGGAGGTTCTTTAGTTACCGCGGATATTGCAAATTCTTACAATAGAGATGTGTTTGCATTACCCGGTAGAACAACCGATATTTATAGCAAAGGCTGTAATAATTTAATTAAAAATAATAGAGCAACGTTGCTAACTTCTGCTAATGATGTTATTAAAATGCTAAATTGGGACATTACAGAAAAGCCGAAGCAAATAATTCAGAAACAATTATTTATAGAATTAAATGATACTGAGCAAAAAATATATGATTTATTAAGTGAAAAAGGTGCTCAATTATTAGATATAATTTCATTAGAATGTAACATTCCTATTTATCAATTATCGTCTATTTTATTGCAAATGGAATTGAAAGGTGTTACCAAACCTTTACCTGGTAAAATGTTTGAATTGGCGTAA
- a CDS encoding GLPGLI family protein: MNKNILLLLLSLTLHGFSQSETYNYKFTYKVEGKLEVVNKNSHISENMVLYLGKEKSLYISETKLRIDSARSAIKKRKGSPFEISEFRNQLPKNRIASSIEKNFKTSNITYKNTIIPSKTISFIEPIPKFDWHIKTEEKKILGYSCQKAILNYKGRNYIAWFSNKLTLQNGPWKFGGLPGLILEISDTQNHYSFKLIGIKKETKLFPEIYQKAIKIKKENFDSTVENIFNSMGNKLIGESKLRFKRERLRRKKMSKPNPIELEE, translated from the coding sequence ATGAATAAGAACATATTATTATTATTACTGTCTTTAACTTTACATGGTTTTTCTCAATCTGAAACTTACAACTACAAGTTTACTTATAAAGTAGAGGGTAAACTTGAGGTTGTTAACAAGAACTCACATATTTCGGAGAATATGGTATTGTATTTAGGTAAAGAAAAAAGCCTTTACATAAGTGAGACTAAGCTTAGGATAGATTCAGCAAGATCGGCTATAAAAAAAAGAAAAGGGAGTCCATTCGAAATTAGCGAATTTAGAAATCAATTACCTAAAAATAGAATAGCATCCTCCATAGAAAAGAATTTTAAAACCTCAAATATTACATACAAAAACACGATAATACCAAGTAAAACAATATCTTTTATAGAGCCAATTCCAAAATTTGATTGGCATATAAAAACAGAAGAAAAAAAGATTTTAGGGTATAGTTGTCAAAAAGCAATATTAAATTATAAGGGTAGAAATTATATTGCTTGGTTTAGTAATAAATTAACGTTGCAAAATGGGCCTTGGAAATTTGGAGGTTTACCAGGGTTAATATTAGAAATTTCAGACACACAAAATCACTACTCTTTCAAGTTAATTGGCATAAAAAAAGAAACAAAACTGTTTCCTGAAATTTATCAAAAAGCTATTAAAATTAAAAAAGAAAATTTTGATTCAACCGTAGAAAATATTTTTAATAGTATGGGAAATAAGTTAATAGGAGAATCTAAATTGCGTTTTAAAAGGGAAAGACTTAGAAGAAAAAAAATGTCAAAACCAAACCCAATAGAACTTGAGGAGTAA